A genomic stretch from Kribbella amoyensis includes:
- the rdgB gene encoding RdgB/HAM1 family non-canonical purine NTP pyrophosphatase encodes MTKVLLASNNQKKLDELRRILAPIVPGIEVLGLADVAPYPEPAETEPTFEGNALLKARAAVAATGLPSIADDSGICVEALNGMPGVLSARWSGPAKDNHANNVLLLGQLEDVPDERRGASFVAAVAFCRPGAQDEIVVGEMPGSVGRELRGSNGFGYDVLFVAEGYDRTTAELSVEEKDAISHRGKALRAIAPIVAKALGA; translated from the coding sequence ATGACCAAGGTGCTGCTCGCCTCGAACAACCAGAAGAAGCTCGACGAACTGCGCCGCATCCTCGCCCCGATCGTGCCCGGGATCGAGGTGCTCGGCCTGGCCGACGTCGCGCCGTACCCGGAACCGGCCGAGACCGAGCCGACGTTCGAGGGCAACGCGCTGCTGAAGGCCCGCGCGGCCGTCGCGGCGACCGGGCTGCCGTCGATCGCGGACGACAGCGGGATCTGCGTCGAGGCGCTGAACGGGATGCCCGGCGTCCTGTCGGCCCGCTGGTCCGGCCCGGCCAAGGACAACCACGCGAACAACGTGCTCCTGCTCGGCCAGCTCGAGGACGTCCCGGACGAGCGCCGCGGGGCGTCGTTCGTCGCCGCCGTCGCGTTCTGCCGTCCCGGCGCCCAGGACGAGATCGTCGTGGGCGAGATGCCCGGCTCGGTCGGCCGCGAGCTCCGCGGCAGCAACGGGTTCGGGTACGACGTGCTCTTCGTCGCCGAGGGGTACGACCGGACGACGGCGGAGCTGTCCGTGGAGGAGAAGGACGCGATCAGCCACCGGGGCAAGGCGCTGCGCGCGATCGCGCCGATCGTGGCGAAGGCATTGGGGGCCTGA
- the murI gene encoding glutamate racemase, with protein MADAPIGIFDSGFGGLTVARAVLDQLPHEPILYLGDTARQPYGSKTIAEVREYALECLDHLVDAGVKALVIACNSASAAMLRDARERYDVPVVEVIMPAARRAVAATRNQRVGVICTRSTAASLAYDDAFAAAPQVQLTTQACPKFVDFVESGVTSGPELLAAAHEYLDPLVDAGVDTLILGCTHYPLLTGVISYVMGDEVTLVSSAEEGAKDVYGVLTKAGVLRDDSLPEPGHRFVTTGNPGEFAAIGSRFLGPVIDTVDQFAWIR; from the coding sequence GTGGCAGACGCACCGATCGGCATCTTCGACTCCGGCTTCGGCGGACTCACCGTGGCGCGGGCGGTGCTCGACCAGCTCCCGCACGAGCCGATCCTGTACCTCGGCGACACCGCGCGTCAGCCGTACGGGTCGAAGACGATCGCCGAGGTCCGCGAGTACGCGCTGGAGTGTCTCGACCACCTCGTCGACGCCGGGGTGAAGGCGCTCGTCATTGCCTGCAACTCGGCCAGCGCCGCGATGCTCCGCGACGCCCGCGAACGGTACGACGTGCCCGTGGTCGAGGTGATCATGCCGGCCGCCCGCCGCGCCGTCGCGGCCACCAGGAACCAGCGGGTCGGCGTGATCTGCACCCGCTCGACGGCGGCCTCGCTCGCGTACGACGACGCGTTCGCCGCCGCCCCGCAGGTCCAGCTGACCACGCAGGCCTGCCCGAAGTTCGTCGACTTCGTCGAATCCGGTGTCACGTCCGGCCCGGAGCTGCTCGCCGCGGCCCACGAGTACCTGGACCCCCTGGTCGACGCCGGCGTGGACACGTTGATCCTCGGCTGCACGCACTACCCGTTGCTGACCGGCGTGATCTCGTACGTGATGGGCGACGAGGTCACCCTGGTGAGCAGCGCGGAGGAGGGCGCCAAGGACGTGTACGGCGTGCTCACCAAGGCCGGCGTACTGCGCGACGACAGCCTGCCGGAGCCAGGGCACCGCTTCGTCACCACCGGCAACCCGGGCGAGTTCGCCGCGATCGGGTCCCGATTCCTCGGCCCGGTGATCGACACGGTCGACCAGTTCGCCTGGATCCGCTGA
- a CDS encoding MBL fold metallo-hydrolase translates to MKLTVIGCSGSVPGPDSPASSYLVSADGFHLVLDLGSGALGALQRALDVPEIGAIGLSHLHPDHCMDLCGLYVALKYSPAAPFPRIPVYGPPGTAARMASAYDLPFDPGMEEELEFHAWLGVQTIGPFTVRTAKMVHPVPAYAIRVEHGSKSLVYTGDTGPTDALVELARGADLLLSEAALQDDDQRNPPDLHLTPADAGAQAKRAGVKHLVITHVPPWFDRDTQTDHARRTFPGQVSTATPGAVFEV, encoded by the coding sequence ATGAAGCTCACCGTGATCGGCTGTTCCGGGTCCGTCCCCGGGCCCGACTCGCCCGCCTCGAGCTATCTGGTCAGCGCCGACGGGTTCCACCTGGTCCTGGACCTCGGCAGCGGTGCGCTCGGTGCCCTGCAGCGGGCGCTCGACGTACCGGAGATCGGCGCGATCGGGTTGTCGCACCTGCATCCCGACCACTGCATGGACCTGTGCGGGCTGTACGTCGCGCTCAAGTACTCGCCCGCCGCGCCGTTTCCCCGGATCCCGGTCTACGGCCCGCCCGGGACCGCGGCCCGGATGGCGTCCGCGTACGACCTGCCGTTCGACCCGGGGATGGAGGAGGAGCTGGAGTTCCACGCCTGGCTGGGCGTCCAGACGATCGGCCCCTTCACGGTCCGTACCGCGAAGATGGTGCACCCGGTCCCGGCATACGCGATCCGGGTCGAGCACGGCAGCAAGTCGCTCGTCTACACCGGCGACACCGGGCCGACCGACGCGCTGGTCGAGCTGGCCCGCGGTGCCGACCTGCTGTTGTCCGAAGCGGCCTTGCAGGACGACGATCAGCGCAATCCGCCCGACCTGCACCTCACCCCGGCCGACGCGGGTGCGCAGGCGAAACGGGCCGGCGTCAAGCACCTCGTCATCACCCACGTGCCGCCGTGGTTCGACCGCGACACCCAGACCGACCACGCCCGCCGCACGTTCCCCGGCCAGGTCTCCACGGCCACTCCGGGCGCCGTCTTCGAGGTGTGA
- a CDS encoding aminoglycoside phosphotransferase family protein encodes MAEALGVVAPELAGLPISVRAGLSEDDPLWWAGSAVVGGRYVAKFAWSRAAALRVVHEIAVLDALADGGVPYLPEVVASSIDPVLLVTRLVPGEALFEVVDSLDRDLVGRQLARFLGDLHAPAARRQAEAVLGELPPASLQPATTDVLRDQFPRWVRPDQRPAVLRWCDWADEVLATPSTQVLVHADLHGGNQVWADGKLQVVVDFETAGLAEAEYDLRAFPGTGPGVELLTSTLHHYRQLTGRELVIERVMAWHLRTMLGDALWRSEAGVPLPDHRTPPAWVDDLAQRFIALAIDPF; translated from the coding sequence GTGGCTGAGGCTTTGGGGGTGGTTGCTCCTGAGTTGGCCGGTTTGCCGATCTCGGTTCGGGCGGGCTTAAGTGAGGATGATCCGCTGTGGTGGGCGGGGAGTGCGGTGGTCGGCGGGCGGTACGTGGCGAAGTTCGCGTGGTCTCGTGCTGCGGCCTTGCGGGTGGTGCATGAGATTGCTGTGCTGGATGCTTTGGCCGACGGAGGCGTTCCGTATCTGCCGGAGGTAGTTGCTAGCAGCATCGATCCCGTACTCCTCGTCACGCGGCTGGTTCCCGGTGAGGCGTTGTTCGAGGTCGTGGACTCGCTTGATCGTGACCTGGTCGGACGGCAGCTCGCTCGGTTCCTGGGGGATTTGCACGCTCCGGCGGCCAGGCGCCAGGCCGAGGCCGTACTCGGTGAGTTGCCCCCGGCGTCGCTGCAACCGGCGACCACCGACGTCCTGCGGGACCAGTTCCCTCGGTGGGTTCGTCCCGATCAGCGTCCTGCGGTCCTGCGATGGTGCGACTGGGCCGACGAGGTGCTCGCGACGCCGAGTACGCAGGTGTTGGTGCACGCCGACCTTCATGGTGGCAACCAGGTCTGGGCGGACGGCAAGCTCCAGGTGGTTGTCGATTTCGAGACGGCGGGGCTTGCCGAGGCGGAGTACGACCTGCGGGCGTTTCCCGGGACCGGGCCGGGCGTCGAACTGCTGACTTCGACTCTGCACCACTATCGGCAGCTCACCGGCCGTGAACTGGTGATCGAGCGGGTGATGGCCTGGCATCTGCGCACCATGCTCGGCGATGCGCTCTGGCGGAGCGAGGCCGGCGTACCGCTGCCGGATCATCGGACGCCGCCGGCCTGGGTCGACGATCTCGCCCAGCGCTTCATAGCTTTGGCGATCGACCCGTTCTAG
- a CDS encoding PLP-dependent cysteine synthase family protein, protein MRFDNLLDSVGGTPLVGLPRLSPSPDVRLWAKLEDRNPTGSIKDRAALRMLTDAEKDGRLRPGNTILEPTSGNTGISLAMAAKLRGYRMVCVMPENTSEERRQILRMWGVEIISSPAAGGSNEAVRVAKQVAEEHPDWVMLYQYGNPSNAAAHHDGTAREILADLPSVTHFVAGLGTTGTLMGVGRFFRAEKPEVRIVAAEPRYGELVYGLRNLDEGFVPELYDETLIDARFSVGPRDAVRRVRELLDNEGIFAGISTGAILHAALGQAAKCVREGQSADIAFIVADGGWKYLSTGAYEGTIDEAEDRLEGQLWA, encoded by the coding sequence GTGCGCTTCGACAACCTGCTCGACTCGGTCGGCGGTACCCCGCTGGTCGGGTTGCCGCGGCTCTCGCCGTCGCCGGACGTCCGGTTGTGGGCGAAGCTGGAGGACCGCAACCCGACCGGGTCGATCAAGGACCGGGCCGCGCTGCGGATGCTGACCGACGCGGAGAAGGACGGCCGGCTCCGGCCGGGCAACACCATCCTCGAGCCGACGTCGGGCAACACCGGCATCTCGCTCGCGATGGCGGCCAAGCTGCGCGGGTACCGGATGGTCTGCGTGATGCCGGAGAACACCTCCGAGGAGCGCCGGCAGATCCTGCGGATGTGGGGCGTCGAGATCATCTCCTCGCCGGCCGCGGGCGGTTCGAACGAAGCGGTCCGGGTGGCCAAGCAGGTCGCCGAGGAGCACCCGGACTGGGTGATGCTCTACCAGTACGGCAACCCGTCGAACGCGGCCGCGCACCACGACGGCACGGCCCGGGAGATCCTCGCCGACCTGCCGTCGGTGACCCATTTCGTCGCCGGGCTCGGGACCACCGGCACGTTGATGGGCGTCGGCCGGTTCTTCCGTGCGGAGAAGCCCGAGGTCCGGATCGTCGCCGCCGAGCCGCGGTACGGCGAACTGGTGTACGGCCTGCGCAACCTGGACGAGGGTTTCGTCCCGGAGCTGTACGACGAGACGCTGATCGACGCCCGCTTCTCGGTCGGGCCGCGGGACGCCGTCCGCCGGGTCCGCGAGCTGCTCGACAACGAGGGCATCTTCGCCGGTATCTCGACCGGCGCGATCCTGCACGCCGCGCTCGGCCAGGCCGCCAAGTGCGTCCGCGAGGGACAGTCCGCCGACATCGCGTTCATCGTCGCCGACGGCGGCTGGAAGTACCTGTCGACCGGCGCCTACGAGGGCACCATCGACGAGGCCGAGGACCGGCTCGAAGGCCAGCTCTGGGCCTGA
- a CDS encoding Mov34/MPN/PAD-1 family protein, protein MLIIDSATYDAIVAHARRDHPDEACGVVAGPAGSDRPERFVPMLNAAMSPTFYEFDSGDLLKLYKDMDARDEEPVVIYHSHTATEAYPSRTDITLAQEPGAHYVLVSTRDGADSPAYDGPVEFRSYRIVDGVVTEEEVKVVADYGNNLGDN, encoded by the coding sequence GTGCTCATCATCGACTCGGCGACTTACGACGCGATCGTGGCGCATGCCCGGCGGGATCATCCGGACGAGGCCTGTGGAGTGGTGGCCGGGCCGGCCGGGTCGGATCGGCCCGAGCGGTTCGTGCCGATGCTGAACGCGGCGATGTCGCCCACGTTCTACGAGTTCGACTCCGGCGACCTGCTCAAGCTCTACAAGGACATGGACGCCCGCGACGAGGAGCCGGTGGTGATCTACCACTCGCACACCGCGACCGAGGCGTACCCGTCCCGGACCGACATCACGCTGGCCCAGGAGCCGGGCGCGCACTACGTGCTGGTGTCGACCCGCGACGGCGCCGACTCGCCGGCGTACGACGGGCCGGTGGAGTTCCGGTCGTACCGGATCGTCGACGGCGTGGTGACGGAAGAGGAAGTCAAGGTCGTGGCGGACTACGGCAACAACCTAGGAGACAACTGA
- the rph gene encoding ribonuclease PH yields MARIDGRQPDQLRPVTLTRKWLDHAEGSVLVEFGRTRVLCAASVTEGVPRWRKGSGLGWVSAEYAMLPRSTNTRSDRESVKGRIGGRTHEISRLIGRSLRAVIDYKALGENTILLDCDVLQADGGTRTAAITGAYVALADAVSYLRGQKALKGEPLTGSVAAVSVGIIDGAPMLDLCYEEDVRAETDMNLVLTGDGKFIEVQGTAEGAPFDRSELDSLLELGSAGCAELTRLQQEALA; encoded by the coding sequence ATGGCACGTATCGATGGACGTCAACCCGATCAGCTCCGGCCGGTGACCCTGACCCGCAAGTGGCTGGACCACGCCGAAGGGTCGGTCCTGGTCGAGTTCGGCCGGACCCGGGTGCTGTGCGCGGCCAGCGTCACCGAGGGCGTGCCGCGGTGGCGAAAGGGGTCCGGCCTCGGCTGGGTTAGCGCGGAGTACGCGATGCTGCCGCGGTCCACCAACACCCGGTCGGACCGGGAGTCGGTGAAGGGCCGGATCGGCGGCCGGACGCACGAGATCTCCCGGCTGATCGGCCGCTCGCTGCGCGCCGTGATCGACTACAAGGCGCTCGGCGAGAACACCATCCTGCTCGACTGCGACGTCCTCCAGGCCGACGGCGGCACCCGGACCGCCGCGATCACCGGCGCGTACGTCGCGCTGGCGGACGCGGTGTCGTACCTGCGCGGCCAGAAGGCGCTGAAGGGCGAGCCGCTGACCGGGTCGGTCGCCGCGGTGTCGGTCGGCATCATCGACGGCGCCCCGATGCTCGACCTCTGCTACGAGGAGGACGTCCGGGCCGAGACCGACATGAACCTGGTGCTCACCGGCGACGGCAAGTTCATCGAGGTCCAGGGCACCGCCGAGGGCGCGCCGTTCGACCGGAGCGAGCTGGACAGCCTGCTCGAGCTCGGCTCCGCGGGCTGCGCCGAGCTGACCCGGCTGCAGCAGGAGGCGCTGGCATGA
- a CDS encoding MoaD family protein: MAIELRVPTILRTYTAGEKAVTGAGGTLAELIDDLETNHPGLKSRIIEGEPEELRRFVNVYVNDEDVRFTGGLKTGLKDGDVVVVLPAVAGG; the protein is encoded by the coding sequence ATGGCGATCGAGCTGCGCGTGCCGACCATCCTGCGCACCTACACGGCGGGCGAGAAGGCGGTGACCGGCGCCGGCGGCACGCTCGCCGAGCTGATCGACGACCTGGAGACCAACCACCCCGGCCTCAAGTCGCGGATCATCGAGGGCGAGCCGGAGGAGCTGCGCCGGTTCGTCAACGTGTACGTGAACGACGAGGACGTCCGCTTCACCGGCGGGCTGAAGACCGGCCTCAAGGACGGCGACGTCGTCGTCGTACTGCCCGCCGTCGCCGGCGGCTGA
- a CDS encoding SGNH/GDSL hydrolase family protein, which translates to MSLHYVALGDSTTVGVGDPLNGSTTELSGAGARPGDGWRGWASLLADALGSSHRVTFSNHATSGATVPIVAADQLPALGAVWLVKEGVPWLGRRAGDLTPWAARMILTQYRGPANAEVRRIEA; encoded by the coding sequence GTGAGCCTCCACTATGTGGCACTCGGCGACTCGACCACGGTAGGGGTCGGGGACCCGCTGAACGGCAGCACGACCGAACTTTCCGGTGCCGGTGCACGCCCGGGCGACGGCTGGCGAGGCTGGGCCAGCCTGCTCGCCGACGCGCTGGGCAGCTCCCACCGTGTGACGTTCTCCAACCACGCGACCAGCGGCGCGACCGTCCCGATCGTCGCCGCCGACCAACTGCCCGCGCTCGGCGCGGTCTGGCTGGTCAAGGAGGGCGTTCCGTGGCTCGGTCGGCGGGCGGGCGACCTCACCCCGTGGGCGGCCCGGATGATCCTGACCCAGTACCGGGGCCCGGCCAATGCGGAGGTCCGGCGGATCGAGGCATAG
- a CDS encoding VOC family protein, producing the protein METGDEDWRVLEGGAYAWFEAPSLAAGAKLVARIVELGEALPDVDLRAGGVRLRIRPGVLERDEVELARLISEVARELGLVADPSVLQGFRVVIDARDVPPVLGFWRTALGYDLVGDTELADPAGRDPVFAIQQLDEPRPLRNRIHVDIGRPAEAVEAARTAVGQEPYGAYQLTLADAEGNEADVVPGEALTEDWRALFGAMTFYPTSSPIQASRLATAVAQLAEDAGWPLLVDIRPTGVTIDSGKDRWEDGVYEAVIPFAELAGRIQAAARELGLRADPANLRFVQLGFDAVDTAEVQAFWLTVLGYERDPRQDLTDIYDPRRLGPVIMFQSLDAADEERRKQRNRIHCSLAVPSDQAQVRIDAAVAAGGSILDRTPSNCTLADPEGNELTITTQA; encoded by the coding sequence GTGGAGACAGGCGATGAGGACTGGCGGGTGCTGGAGGGCGGGGCTTATGCCTGGTTCGAGGCGCCGTCCCTGGCAGCCGGGGCGAAGTTGGTTGCGCGGATCGTGGAGCTGGGCGAGGCTCTTCCGGACGTCGACCTGCGGGCCGGCGGGGTCCGATTGCGGATCCGCCCCGGCGTGCTCGAACGCGATGAGGTGGAGCTTGCCCGCCTGATCTCAGAGGTGGCTCGGGAGCTTGGGCTGGTGGCGGATCCCTCGGTACTGCAGGGGTTTCGGGTGGTGATCGATGCCCGCGACGTACCTCCGGTGCTGGGGTTCTGGCGGACCGCGCTCGGGTACGACCTGGTCGGCGACACCGAACTAGCGGATCCGGCAGGCCGCGATCCCGTGTTCGCCATCCAGCAGCTGGACGAGCCGCGGCCTTTGCGCAATCGGATCCACGTCGACATCGGTCGCCCGGCCGAGGCGGTGGAGGCGGCCCGGACCGCGGTCGGGCAGGAGCCGTACGGCGCGTACCAGCTCACGCTGGCTGATGCCGAGGGCAACGAGGCCGACGTGGTTCCGGGGGAGGCGCTGACCGAGGACTGGCGGGCGCTGTTCGGTGCGATGACCTTCTACCCGACCTCCTCGCCGATCCAGGCCAGCCGGCTCGCGACGGCCGTCGCCCAGTTGGCCGAGGACGCTGGGTGGCCGTTGTTGGTGGACATTCGACCGACCGGCGTGACGATCGACAGCGGCAAGGACCGGTGGGAGGACGGCGTGTACGAGGCCGTTATCCCGTTCGCCGAGTTGGCCGGGCGGATCCAGGCGGCCGCTCGCGAACTCGGGCTTCGTGCCGACCCCGCGAACTTGCGGTTCGTCCAGCTGGGCTTCGACGCGGTCGACACTGCCGAGGTCCAGGCGTTCTGGCTGACCGTCCTCGGCTACGAGCGCGACCCCCGCCAGGACCTGACCGACATCTACGACCCGCGCCGCCTCGGGCCCGTCATCATGTTCCAGAGCCTGGACGCAGCGGACGAAGAACGGCGGAAGCAGCGCAACCGCATCCACTGCAGTCTCGCCGTCCCGTCCGACCAGGCCCAGGTACGCATCGACGCAGCCGTGGCCGCCGGCGGCAGCATCCTGGACCGTACGCCCAGCAACTGCACGCTCGCCGACCCCGAAGGCAACGAACTCACCATCACCACCCAGGCCTAG
- a CDS encoding Gfo/Idh/MocA family protein encodes MTDLRFGVVGLGARSSLAQHAHKPGEGAEIVAVCDPVGKQRQQALETYPDATAYADHRELLDLKLDGVFLTTPDDLHEDPAIDFLRAGVAVFVEKPLAITTEGCDRVLQAAYETGTRLYVGHNMRHMPVIQQMRELIQAGAIGEVKAIWCRHFVGHGGDFYFKDWHADRSRTTSLLLQKGAHDIDVMHWLAGGYTTRANAMGGLVLYGGIEDREDRTGQRFSEFVSNDNWPPLEQKGLAPVMDVEDLSMANLKLDNGVFLTYEQCHFTPDYWRNYTVIGTHGRLENFGDTAGSVIKVWNSGRSGYRADADQTVEVKSEDRWHGGADPLLVAEFTTFVRDGGATLTSPVAARAAVAAGHAATTSLRNDGAAVDIPALHPELVAYFDRGQTRA; translated from the coding sequence ATGACAGATCTTCGGTTCGGTGTGGTCGGACTCGGCGCGCGCAGCTCGCTGGCGCAGCACGCGCACAAGCCGGGCGAGGGCGCCGAGATCGTCGCCGTCTGCGACCCGGTCGGCAAGCAGCGGCAGCAGGCGCTGGAGACGTACCCGGACGCCACCGCGTACGCCGACCACCGGGAACTGCTGGACCTCAAGCTGGACGGGGTCTTCCTGACCACGCCGGACGACCTGCACGAGGACCCCGCGATCGACTTCCTTCGCGCCGGAGTCGCGGTGTTCGTGGAGAAGCCGCTCGCGATCACGACCGAGGGCTGCGACCGGGTGCTGCAGGCGGCGTACGAGACCGGGACCCGGTTGTACGTCGGCCACAACATGCGGCACATGCCGGTGATCCAGCAGATGCGCGAGCTGATCCAGGCCGGCGCGATCGGCGAGGTGAAGGCGATCTGGTGCCGGCACTTCGTCGGGCACGGCGGCGACTTCTACTTCAAGGACTGGCACGCCGACCGCAGCCGGACCACCAGTCTCCTGCTGCAGAAGGGCGCGCACGACATCGACGTGATGCACTGGCTCGCCGGTGGGTACACCACCCGCGCGAACGCGATGGGCGGCCTGGTGCTGTACGGCGGGATCGAGGACCGCGAGGACCGGACCGGGCAGCGGTTCTCCGAGTTCGTCTCGAACGACAACTGGCCGCCGCTGGAGCAGAAGGGCCTGGCCCCGGTGATGGACGTCGAGGACCTCTCGATGGCCAATCTCAAGCTGGACAACGGGGTCTTCCTCACCTACGAGCAGTGCCACTTCACCCCGGACTACTGGCGCAACTACACCGTGATCGGCACGCACGGCCGGCTGGAGAACTTCGGTGACACGGCCGGCAGCGTGATCAAGGTCTGGAACAGCGGCCGCTCCGGGTACCGCGCGGACGCCGACCAGACCGTCGAGGTCAAGAGCGAGGACCGCTGGCACGGCGGCGCCGACCCGCTCCTCGTCGCGGAGTTCACCACCTTCGTCCGTGACGGCGGCGCGACCCTCACCTCCCCGGTCGCGGCCCGCGCCGCGGTCGCCGCAGGGCACGCGGCCACCACGTCGCTGCGCAACGACGGCGCCGCGGTCGACATCCCGGCCCTCCACCCCGAACTGGTCGCGTACTTCGACCGCGGCCAGACGCGAGCCTGA
- a CDS encoding acyltransferase family protein yields MVDARPETTGELNYETYRATKHFSALDGLRAVSVLAVIWQHTAGFNDGRGLPARGYLGVDCFFVISGFLITTLLLRERAATGRISLRDFYLRRALRIFPIYYAVLAVYAVLVLAMTRHTRSGQEFLHNLPAFATYTSNWFVGRGDSVTFYFAWSLATEEQFYLFWPPLLILLLGWVFGRGRWASWAHLPLISLAGLLALDIAAHLNGWTVLASLAAPILLGAAAAVILHHPIGYRRSAEVFGAPWTAPVLAAVTLAAIQVELPDAFVFLLLAYLLVACVVREDTGLHRLLTWRPLVVLGTISYGVYLMHMLAANLVRPVLGHRFGVDVFAVTVPLVAGAAYLSYQWFERPIRLLARKRGR; encoded by the coding sequence ATGGTTGACGCACGCCCGGAAACGACCGGCGAGCTGAACTACGAGACCTACCGAGCAACGAAGCACTTCTCCGCATTGGACGGTCTGCGGGCGGTGAGCGTGCTGGCGGTGATCTGGCAACACACGGCCGGGTTCAACGACGGACGCGGGCTGCCGGCCCGGGGGTACCTCGGGGTGGACTGCTTCTTCGTGATCAGCGGATTCCTGATCACCACGTTGCTGCTCCGCGAACGTGCGGCCACCGGGCGGATCTCGTTACGCGACTTCTACCTGCGGCGGGCACTGCGGATCTTCCCGATCTACTACGCCGTGCTCGCGGTGTACGCGGTGCTGGTGCTCGCCATGACCCGGCACACGCGGAGTGGGCAGGAGTTCCTGCACAACCTGCCCGCGTTCGCCACGTACACGTCGAACTGGTTCGTCGGGCGCGGTGACTCGGTCACGTTCTACTTCGCCTGGTCGCTCGCCACCGAGGAGCAGTTCTATCTCTTCTGGCCACCGCTGCTGATCCTGTTGCTGGGTTGGGTTTTCGGGCGCGGTCGGTGGGCCAGCTGGGCGCATCTCCCGCTGATCAGCCTCGCCGGCCTCCTCGCGCTCGACATCGCTGCCCACCTGAACGGCTGGACCGTCCTCGCCTCGCTCGCCGCCCCGATCCTCCTCGGCGCCGCGGCCGCCGTGATCCTGCACCACCCGATCGGGTACCGACGCTCGGCCGAAGTCTTCGGCGCGCCGTGGACCGCACCCGTCCTCGCCGCAGTCACCCTCGCCGCGATCCAGGTCGAGCTGCCGGACGCCTTCGTGTTCCTGCTGCTCGCGTACCTGTTGGTGGCGTGCGTGGTCCGCGAAGACACCGGCCTGCATCGACTGCTCACCTGGCGTCCGCTGGTCGTGCTCGGCACGATCTCGTACGGCGTCTACCTGATGCACATGCTGGCCGCGAACCTGGTCCGCCCCGTCCTCGGGCACCGCTTCGGCGTCGACGTCTTCGCGGTCACGGTGCCGTTGGTTGCCGGGGCGGCCTACCTGTCGTACCAGTGGTTCGAGCGGCCGATCCGGTTGCTCGCGCGCAAGCGCGGCCGATGA